The following is a genomic window from Niabella soli DSM 19437.
CATCACCGGTATGCTCGGCAGGTCATCAATTCCTTTCCTGAATGTGAGGTCGCCCTTTTTTTTCTTTAAGATCATGGACCCGTACATGCCGATCTGTTCCTGGAACCCGAAGTGACTGTGATACCAATAGGTACCATTCTGGATAATGGGGAAACGATAGGTATAAGTAGTGCCGGGTTCAATAGGCATCTGGGTCAAATAGGGCACGCCGTCTTCTTTATTGGGAAGGAAGATGCCGTGCCAATGCAGCGCCGTAGGCTCTTTGAGCTGGTTGTGCACCACAATTTCAGCCGTATCGCCTTCGGTAAATTCCAGGGTGGGCATGGGGATCTGCCCGTTCACTGATATGGCCATTTTGTGTTTGCCCGAATAGTGCACCATGGTGTCTCTTACATAAAGATCATAGCGCCTGAGCTGTTGTGCCGTTGTAGTTGCTGCAACTGCTCCCCACAATAATAACAGCAACAATACGTGTTTATAATTTTTCATTGATATGTATATCTTGACGCTCGTTTAAGAATTGTATTTTATGACTAAGGTTCCCGCAGCTCCCGCTGCCAATTGCTGATCAACCCGGGGTATTGCTAAGCGGGAAAATCAGTATATAAAATTTGTAACTTAATTTTTAACCGGGCTCTTACTCAATCACTGCTTTTGTTGAACCACAGCTAAGCATTTTTGCGCCGTAGAAAGGGTTGCGGATCGTTTCATTTTTGCTGAGCCAATGGGCGCCACTATTGAACATCGGGCATTCATTATAATAGATCTTGTATGATGATTTTGACGTCTTCATTAATTGATACATGGCATTGCTCAAAGCCGCATAGGCCGTTCTTTGCTTTTCGATCCCTGATGCTGTTTTCAAAGCGGTTACTTCTTTTGTAAGCGCATTCATTACCTCCATCCAGGCCATATGCTCTTTATGCTCCAGCTCCTCCATTTTTACTGCGGTCACTGCGTTGCTAAGCTCAGTCGCTTTTTGAGCGGTTGCTCTTGCATCGGATGCCAACAGGGCGTCGCCAACAGCGAAATAGGCTTTATATAATGGCTCAAGCCTGGAGGCCGCTACCGGGGCTGTTTGCGAAGGAGCCGCATCTTGTTCCATATGAGCAGGATCTGCCGGGGCCGATTCGGATTGTGGCCTTGCGTTTATAGCTCCTTTGTACTGGCATTTCTTGCTGAGGGCGTTGTAAACGGAAACAGGGGCATTGTACGCCTCGTTATCGAAACCGGCCAGCGCTACCCGTTTTAAGATAGCTTCGGGGCTGGTTATTTTACTGTTATAAGTTAACTGACCTTGTTTTGTTTGCGGGTTCCAGGAGAGCAACGAAACTTGTTTTTCGGTGCCCGCTGCTTCAATCATCTTTTTACAATCTGCAGAGCTGCCTTGTATAGTTACGGTTGCGGTTGCTGCATTTTTTATTGGAGTTGCCGCAACTATTGAAACAGCGGACAGACCGATCAATACTGTTAACAGGTATTTTTTTATTGTTGTCATGACGTTATAATTAATCAGGTGAATGATGTATGCACAACAGGCATGCATACTGTACGGGTTGATTTCCTGGTATAGATCATACCAGGTAAAAATAAAGGGCATAGGCTGCCCATGGAACTGATTAACTTGCCCGCGGAGGCTGCCAGATGGTGTAACTGTAGGCTGTAAGTTGGTGATCATTAGGTTTTATAACATACGCCTTACCCGCTTTTAAAGGAGGCGCCACTTCGATTGAAGTTGCCACATGCAGGCTGGAAACGGACATGGGATGACAATTATTGTTGGTGCAATTATTATCATCGCAATTTCCTTTTTTATGCTGGTGCTTTGCCGAATGCTGTTTACAGCAATCCATCTTTTTATCTGTGCCGGGTTGGTCTTTGTTTTCCTTTGCGGCTTTGGCGGTTTGCTGGTGCATTTCACAGGCTTGTGCCGTTCCCGCCGGTATCAGAAAGATTCCGAGGAAAAATAACATGAGCCCTGTAAAACGCGACAGTAACATGCGGCAAAGGTATAACAACCGGCGGGTGGAATCAAAAAAAAGGCAGGATTTATCTGGCCCCATCCGATAAATAACAGATTGTTAAGGATAATGAAAAATTTGTAAGAGAATATCTTAATTGTGTAACAATGATTGCGTTGGAATCAGTAAACGGATCACTAATTCCATTATTTGGGGTTTCAGCATGATTTAAAAATGCAACGAAATGATCCGCGCAGATCTGCGGCCAGAAAGGTTTCCTGCGGATTTTCGCGGATGAACGCTATACGAACGATCTGCGCAAATCAGCGAGCCAAAAATTATTTTGCAATGATCGCTCGCAGACGTCGCGGATTTTCGCAGAAGATGGAAGTGTAGGTCGCGCCGCGCCGATGGCTCCCGATTTATCGGGATGCGTGAATCTGCGGGCCAAAATTCTTTTTATATAACCTTTTGCTTTAAAACCTGTTTGAGTTTAAAGATATAAACGCCTTGTTCGTAAATTTACCCATCAAAAAAAATAAACACAATGAACGACTTTATTTTAAATAACGGATTGCCGATCCCCGCTATCGGTTTTGGCACCTGGCAGATCCGGGATGGAAAACCGGTAGTTGATGCGGTGACTGCTGCGTTAGCGGACGGCTACCGGCATATTGATACCGCAGCCGCCTACAAAAATGAAGCGGGCGTGGGCACGGCCATCAGCGAAAGTACCCTGCAACGAAAAGATATCTTTCTCACCACCAAACTTTGGAATACCGACAGGGGCTACGACGCAACCCTCGGGGCTTTTGAACGATCGCTTCAATTATTGCAGACCGATTACCTGGATCTGTACCTGGTACACTGGCCGGCAAACAGCAAACAATTCGACAACTGGAAAAATATTAATGCAGACACCTGGAAAGCTTTTGAAGCACTGTACCGGCAAGGGCGGGTAAAAGCGATCGGGGTGTGCAACTTTATGGTAAAGCACCTGGATGCATTAAAAGAAACGGCTGAAATCTTTCCGATGGTGAACCAGATCGAATACCATCCGG
Proteins encoded in this region:
- a CDS encoding DUF3347 domain-containing protein, which codes for MTTIKKYLLTVLIGLSAVSIVAATPIKNAATATVTIQGSSADCKKMIEAAGTEKQVSLLSWNPQTKQGQLTYNSKITSPEAILKRVALAGFDNEAYNAPVSVYNALSKKCQYKGAINARPQSESAPADPAHMEQDAAPSQTAPVAASRLEPLYKAYFAVGDALLASDARATAQKATELSNAVTAVKMEELEHKEHMAWMEVMNALTKEVTALKTASGIEKQRTAYAALSNAMYQLMKTSKSSYKIYYNECPMFNSGAHWLSKNETIRNPFYGAKMLSCGSTKAVIE
- a CDS encoding aldo/keto reductase, with translation MNDFILNNGLPIPAIGFGTWQIRDGKPVVDAVTAALADGYRHIDTAAAYKNEAGVGTAISESTLQRKDIFLTTKLWNTDRGYDATLGAFERSLQLLQTDYLDLYLVHWPANSKQFDNWKNINADTWKAFEALYRQGRVKAIGVCNFMVKHLDALKETAEIFPMVNQIEYHPGHTQDDVVAWCKNEKTLVEAWSPIGSGRLLDNQLLKEIAAKYKVGVAQLCIKFCLQQEVLPLPKSVTPAYIKSNFEVDGFTIDAADMNKMNALKNEGWSGLDPDKVDF